Proteins from a genomic interval of Deinococcus multiflagellatus:
- a CDS encoding glutathionylspermidine synthase family protein, protein MRRVSHQPRPHAQASHQALNFTWHAGYWVEDAHYLFTTAEIDRIETATRTLIEMTFSAVDEVIRRLDFQRYGIPEYLHGPIMRSWEVDAPTLYGRFDYAYDGEQLKLLEYNAQTPTSLYEAAVVQWGWLNETYPGHDQFNRIHEALLEQFTYLREQRGLSAMHFACAPEAEEDVGTTRYLQDLAVQAGLHTTFLTLAELGLQDGTTLVDLDDEIITALFWLHPYEFMWEEKSALLLPYLPPQTTVLEPLWKMILSNKQLLVTLWEMFPEHELLLPASNTPLSGPSARKSRVSREGQNVTLFDASGRVLASTDGEYPDDQPVYQGLATLPGMPTSDGQVRYPVLGAWVVGDAAPGIGIRESAGLITDNRSFFVPHRIE, encoded by the coding sequence ATGCGCCGCGTCAGTCACCAGCCGCGGCCACACGCCCAAGCAAGCCATCAAGCCCTGAACTTCACCTGGCATGCCGGATACTGGGTCGAAGACGCGCATTATCTCTTCACGACGGCTGAAATCGACCGGATTGAGACCGCCACCCGAACGCTGATCGAGATGACCTTCAGCGCAGTTGACGAGGTGATCAGGCGACTGGACTTTCAGCGCTACGGCATCCCCGAGTATCTTCATGGCCCGATCATGCGCAGCTGGGAAGTGGACGCGCCGACCCTGTATGGCCGCTTTGACTACGCCTATGACGGCGAGCAGCTCAAGCTTCTGGAATACAACGCCCAGACGCCCACCAGCCTCTATGAGGCGGCCGTGGTGCAGTGGGGCTGGCTCAATGAGACCTATCCGGGTCACGATCAGTTCAACCGCATTCACGAGGCACTGCTGGAGCAGTTCACTTACTTGCGGGAGCAGCGGGGGTTGTCGGCGATGCACTTTGCCTGCGCGCCCGAGGCAGAGGAAGACGTCGGTACTACCCGCTATTTGCAGGACCTGGCCGTGCAAGCGGGCCTGCATACCACGTTCTTGACGTTGGCAGAGCTGGGCCTCCAAGACGGAACCACCCTGGTGGACCTGGACGATGAGATCATCACGGCCCTGTTTTGGCTTCACCCCTACGAATTCATGTGGGAGGAAAAAAGTGCGCTGCTGCTTCCATATCTGCCGCCCCAGACGACCGTGCTGGAGCCGCTGTGGAAGATGATTCTGTCCAATAAACAGCTGCTCGTGACGCTCTGGGAGATGTTTCCGGAGCACGAACTGCTGCTCCCTGCCTCTAACACACCGCTCAGTGGCCCATCGGCCCGGAAAAGCAGAGTCAGCCGGGAGGGGCAGAACGTGACCCTCTTTGACGCGTCCGGGAGGGTCCTGGCGTCCACAGACGGTGAGTATCCCGATGACCAACCGGTCTACCAGGGTCTGGCTACGTTGCCTGGCATGCCCACCAGTGATGGGCAGGTGCGGTATCCAGTGCTTGGCGCGTGGGTTGTGGGGGACGCGGCTCCTGGGATAGGCATCCGGGAAAGCGCCGGACTGATCACTGATAACCGCAGTTTTTTCGTTCCGCACCGGATTGAGTAG
- a CDS encoding HD-GYP domain-containing protein, whose protein sequence is MHAALRNQLAGEPIAQLRAFDPLADAGHAVRVADLSLRIAAVFGEPVQPHDLYLAACLHDLGKAELHHLVQLPRPLTQEERQCMESHATCGAVMAQTLLGVSDTVKAYVLHHHEQWGGCGYPLGLRGEAIPLGARIIAIADTFDALVSDRPYRAGWSRPDARAYVLARGGCQFDPRLLLAFELATA, encoded by the coding sequence ATGCACGCGGCCCTTCGTAACCAACTGGCGGGGGAACCAATTGCCCAACTCAGGGCCTTTGACCCTCTGGCCGACGCGGGTCACGCGGTTCGCGTGGCCGACCTGAGTCTCCGGATTGCCGCGGTGTTCGGTGAGCCCGTTCAGCCCCACGACCTTTACCTGGCGGCCTGTCTTCATGATCTGGGCAAAGCTGAACTGCATCACCTCGTCCAGTTGCCGCGGCCGCTGACCCAGGAAGAGCGCCAGTGTATGGAAAGCCACGCGACCTGCGGCGCGGTGATGGCCCAGACGCTCCTGGGGGTCTCCGACACCGTCAAAGCCTACGTGCTGCACCACCACGAGCAGTGGGGGGGGTGCGGGTACCCACTGGGCCTTCGAGGGGAGGCCATTCCCCTCGGAGCCCGGATTATCGCGATCGCGGACACCTTCGACGCGTTGGTCAGTGACCGCCCCTACCGTGCCGGTTGGTCCCGCCCAGACGCCCGGGCTTACGTTCTGGCGCGCGGCGGCTGTCAATTTGACCCCCGGCTTCTCCTGGCCTTCGAGCTGGCAACGGCCTGA
- a CDS encoding competence protein CoiA family protein, with product MADVRMFYALAEGGTLARATTAPKGPDHPYTCLDCGTRVKLRRGPKRAPHFSHYDVTTCTGEGVIHHAAKLELARALREREHPMMLHIPCSWPGCTEAVVFAFDGPAGPHTEVVTEYALRVGDVTYRLDVATLLHGAFQGGYEVYHHHRVPEDKRRSGLSNWVEVHAEPLLDNPYALYMVRDAPPINPVIEAFVHDLDLAAQVHPLDVYHYRAQGSGKWVHEEWHSGEVYVDTYDRYTCPAHEGVSDRLLGAAYAVHFPKVVEPARPSAFEATLERQRRTADFAAAFYQARQVPGHALLGLHVKACRCPGRECRAPGVFVMSTFAPEWRAFGPLARLSRDRQHLLNFCGACGAYADRKLLGFEDGVSLVGDLVAARLSELVGS from the coding sequence ATGGCAGACGTTCGGATGTTCTACGCGCTGGCTGAGGGCGGCACCCTCGCCCGGGCCACGACCGCGCCCAAAGGCCCGGACCATCCGTACACCTGCCTGGACTGCGGCACCCGGGTCAAGCTGCGCCGCGGTCCGAAGCGGGCGCCGCACTTCAGCCACTATGACGTGACCACCTGTACCGGCGAGGGCGTGATCCACCACGCCGCCAAACTGGAACTGGCCCGGGCGCTGCGTGAACGCGAGCACCCGATGATGCTGCATATTCCCTGTTCCTGGCCAGGCTGCACAGAGGCTGTGGTGTTCGCCTTTGACGGCCCCGCTGGACCGCACACCGAAGTGGTGACGGAATACGCCCTCCGCGTGGGGGACGTGACCTACCGCCTCGACGTGGCCACCCTGCTGCACGGCGCCTTTCAGGGTGGCTACGAGGTCTATCACCACCACCGGGTGCCGGAGGACAAGCGGCGCAGCGGCCTGAGTAACTGGGTAGAGGTGCACGCCGAACCCCTGCTGGACAACCCCTACGCCCTGTACATGGTCCGGGACGCGCCGCCCATCAACCCGGTGATCGAGGCGTTCGTCCACGATCTGGACCTGGCCGCCCAAGTGCATCCCCTGGACGTCTACCACTACCGCGCGCAGGGCTCGGGCAAGTGGGTGCACGAGGAATGGCACAGCGGGGAGGTCTACGTCGACACTTACGACCGGTACACCTGCCCCGCGCACGAGGGGGTCAGCGACCGCCTGCTGGGCGCGGCGTACGCCGTTCATTTTCCCAAGGTCGTCGAGCCGGCCCGCCCCTCTGCCTTTGAGGCCACCCTGGAGCGCCAGCGGCGAACGGCAGACTTCGCCGCGGCGTTCTATCAGGCCCGGCAGGTTCCGGGCCACGCCCTCCTGGGCCTGCACGTGAAGGCCTGCCGCTGCCCCGGGCGGGAGTGCCGCGCCCCAGGCGTCTTCGTCATGAGCACGTTCGCCCCCGAGTGGCGGGCCTTCGGGCCTCTGGCACGGCTCAGCCGGGACCGGCAGCATCTCCTGAATTTCTGCGGGGCGTGCGGCGCCTACGCCGACCGGAAGCTCCTGGGCTTTGAGGATGGAGTCTCGCTGGTGGGGGATCTGGTGGCAGCGCGGCTGAGTGAACTGGTTGGGAGCTAG
- a CDS encoding VWA domain-containing protein, translating into MLTLPAARATQPWHLQRHIRQAVLNVFRYCSGKLSYTLLLKPGEGLAWVAPERRLVYITASLPDVPPGVRFDPVGEDLRRSLFLVGFAAHEAGHVRFSGAKPSGTLGELWNALEDERMERLMVEAYPELRLRHAFTFLGDVVSAGAQAKFEGTALEGCLFWRWEHDRVYPRWQVDPAQAELWADVRPLVEAAWQARDSDQVTWIAQQILGLVRGDQASPSGADTGSPDAEEQSPGSSEALEAAGTAGGQETPETGGDEAATGPASGDSADEGDKVAVPESWAGQVSATGAGAAAQDGTTPDPEADAELQAQLEVLRRQLGAGSDSCPIIPAPNVDTASDLLAAGVEGHARQLAPLLRPAERAGHTTAHRSRGRFRYDRHVQGAERAFARKTEPTRPQPIFLDLLLDVSTSMAGEPLACAAQGALLVTRAAHLTGSRTRVTAFNATFAEVVPVGTDFETASRRIAGLTAQGGTRLQPGLAAVLGSAPVRPDEVHVVAVICDGELSDADYAQCQTLVHAGRERGVRFIPVLIGDGVDAQAAWRQAFGSAVPCLDLSSLAATLKATLTALRRRTA; encoded by the coding sequence ATGCTCACCCTGCCTGCCGCCCGCGCCACCCAACCCTGGCACCTTCAGCGTCATATCCGCCAGGCCGTGCTCAACGTTTTCCGGTACTGCAGCGGCAAACTCAGCTACACCCTGCTGCTCAAACCCGGCGAAGGGTTGGCCTGGGTGGCCCCCGAGCGCCGCCTGGTCTACATCACGGCGTCTTTGCCGGATGTGCCGCCCGGGGTGCGCTTCGATCCCGTGGGCGAGGACCTGCGCCGCAGCCTCTTCCTGGTGGGGTTCGCGGCCCACGAAGCCGGGCACGTGCGCTTCTCCGGTGCCAAGCCGAGCGGGACCCTGGGCGAACTCTGGAACGCGCTGGAGGATGAACGCATGGAGCGCCTCATGGTCGAGGCCTATCCCGAACTGCGCCTGCGCCATGCTTTTACCTTCCTGGGCGACGTGGTCAGTGCGGGGGCCCAGGCCAAGTTTGAGGGTACCGCGCTTGAGGGGTGCCTCTTCTGGCGCTGGGAGCATGACCGTGTATATCCCCGCTGGCAGGTAGACCCAGCCCAGGCAGAGCTCTGGGCCGACGTGCGCCCCCTGGTCGAAGCCGCGTGGCAAGCGCGGGATAGTGACCAGGTGACCTGGATCGCCCAGCAGATCCTAGGGCTGGTGCGTGGGGATCAGGCCTCTCCTTCTGGCGCGGACACAGGTTCGCCGGACGCAGAAGAGCAGTCGCCTGGCTCCAGCGAAGCGTTAGAGGCGGCGGGCACGGCAGGTGGGCAGGAGACACCTGAGACCGGGGGTGATGAAGCGGCCACCGGGCCAGCCTCGGGTGACTCGGCGGACGAAGGGGACAAGGTGGCGGTGCCGGAGAGCTGGGCCGGACAGGTGAGTGCCACGGGTGCGGGTGCGGCCGCGCAGGACGGGACCACGCCGGACCCTGAAGCGGACGCCGAGCTGCAGGCCCAGCTGGAGGTCCTGAGGCGTCAACTGGGGGCTGGATCAGACAGCTGTCCCATCATTCCGGCCCCGAACGTGGACACCGCCAGTGATCTGCTGGCCGCCGGGGTCGAGGGCCACGCGCGGCAGCTGGCCCCGCTGCTGCGGCCCGCTGAGCGGGCTGGGCACACCACCGCCCACCGCTCGCGGGGCCGTTTCCGCTATGACCGGCATGTCCAGGGCGCCGAGCGCGCCTTTGCACGCAAAACGGAGCCGACCCGGCCGCAGCCGATCTTCCTGGACCTGCTGCTCGATGTGAGCACCAGCATGGCCGGTGAGCCGCTGGCCTGCGCGGCGCAGGGGGCCCTCCTCGTCACGCGCGCGGCCCACCTGACCGGCAGCCGCACCCGCGTGACGGCCTTCAATGCCACCTTCGCCGAGGTCGTGCCGGTGGGCACCGACTTCGAGACGGCCAGCCGCCGGATCGCGGGCCTCACCGCGCAGGGCGGCACGCGACTGCAGCCCGGCCTGGCGGCGGTGCTGGGGTCGGCGCCGGTGAGGCCCGACGAGGTGCATGTGGTGGCCGTCATCTGCGACGGCGAGTTGAGTGACGCCGATTACGCGCAGTGCCAGACGCTGGTGCATGCAGGGCGTGAGCGGGGCGTGCGCTTCATTCCGGTGCTGATTGGCGACGGGGTGGACGCCCAGGCGGCCTGGCGTCAGGCCTTTGGGAGTGCGGTGCCCTGTCTGGATTTGAGCTCGCTCGCCGCCACCTTGAAAGCCACCCTCACAGCGCTGCGCCGCAGGACCGCGTAG
- a CDS encoding CPBP family glutamic-type intramembrane protease — translation MTEPVLLRWPLPPSRLTVRGAGLLALLVMVSLTVEAWIHFEVVEPWLREVTGAEAFKREASQLPLSWQRFESIVIAPLMEESAYRAAFSASLMPLLAAASAPGRRRVVESTVATVLLILIGFASFFFGAGHLLSGWSVAGVCYLLSLLVTAPVLVCHVRGRPVPRALWIVAAVVTTLAFAVMHLDNYVALPSDPRVALLTVPQLLGGGIFLFAAGRYGLRAAMLAHMTSNGLLAVPWFVSWLHWVLATV, via the coding sequence GTGACCGAGCCTGTGCTGCTCCGCTGGCCTCTGCCGCCCTCTCGCCTCACCGTGCGGGGTGCCGGGCTCCTGGCGCTGCTGGTGATGGTGAGCCTGACGGTTGAAGCCTGGATCCACTTCGAGGTGGTGGAGCCGTGGCTGCGAGAGGTGACGGGCGCCGAGGCGTTCAAACGCGAAGCCAGCCAACTTCCGCTGAGCTGGCAACGGTTCGAGTCCATCGTCATCGCGCCGTTGATGGAGGAAAGTGCATACCGAGCCGCGTTTTCTGCCAGCTTAATGCCGCTGCTCGCGGCGGCGAGCGCGCCCGGTCGGCGCCGCGTCGTTGAGAGCACCGTGGCCACGGTGCTGCTGATCCTGATAGGGTTCGCCAGTTTCTTCTTCGGTGCGGGGCATCTGCTGAGCGGATGGTCCGTTGCGGGGGTGTGCTACCTGCTCAGCCTCCTGGTCACGGCGCCGGTTCTGGTGTGCCACGTCAGGGGCCGCCCGGTGCCGCGGGCCCTGTGGATCGTGGCCGCCGTCGTCACCACGTTGGCGTTCGCCGTCATGCACCTCGACAACTATGTCGCGCTGCCCAGTGACCCCAGGGTCGCGCTGTTGACGGTCCCCCAACTGCTGGGCGGCGGCATCTTTCTGTTTGCCGCCGGCCGCTACGGCCTGCGCGCTGCCATGCTGGCCCACATGACGAGCAACGGTCTGCTGGCCGTACCCTGGTTTGTCAGCTGGCTTCACTGGGTGCTGGCCACGGTCTAA